The Mycobacteriales bacterium genome segment TCGGGTCAACACGATGACGCTGTCCAGGCCTGGGACCGGCAGCCTGATGACGACTGCGGGCCGCTTCTCCTTCGGGTCGTTCCCGCTCACAACGGCGGAGTCGATCCGATACAGCCCGCCGAGGCGTGGGTGAGTCAAGGCATTCAGCCTGGGCCTCCCCTCGACGCCGGTCAGTCGCAGCAGACGCGGAACCACGGCGCCACCGTTCAGGGCCGCCGCGGCCCACTCGACGACCGCGGGCTGTCGGGTGGTCACTATCCAAAGCCACCGAGCCAGACTGCCAAGTGCCGGTGCGGCGCGCCCTGGCTCTCCCGAATCGATCTCGTTGCCGCTCGATGCCCGCCAGCTCCACACGCGCTCCACGGCCCGCGCTCATGCGGCAGCAGTTTCTGGAACCAGTCTGGAATGATCTTGAAAGCAGGAAGGCCATGATCGGTGATCATGGCCCTGACCTGCGGTTTCACTAGTAGCGGGGGCAGGATTTGAACCTGCGACCTCTGGGTTATGAGCCCAGCGAGCTACCGAGCTGCTCCACCCCGCGTCGGTGTCACCACTATAGGTCAGCCCCGCCGCCCGCGCCAAAAGCCGGTAGGAACCCGACCGTCGGGATGATAGATCGGCGAGCATGAGGCTTCATCTCGACACCGACCTCGGATCCGACCCGGACGACGCGTGCGCCCTCGCGATGCTGCTGGGCACGCCCGACGTCGAGCTGGTCGGCATCACGACCACGATCGACCCGGGCGGCATCCGCGCCGGCATGGTGCGCGAGGTGCTAGCCGTCGCGAAGGGCCACGAGGCGCGAGCCGTCGCGAGGGACCGCGACGTGCCGATCGCAGCCGGCGCCGAGGTGACCCTGACCAGCCGTACGACGCCCGGCGACATCCCGACCGGCGACCGCTGGTGGCCGCGCCCCATCACGCCGCGACCGAGCCCGCCCGGCGCGGCTCTCGACCTGCTCGCCGCATCCCTCGAGTCGGGAGCCACGGTCGTCGCCATCGGCCCCTACACCAACCTGGCGCTGCTCGAGACCCTGCGCCCGGGGTCGCTGAGCCAAGGCCCGATCGTCCTGATGGGCGGCTGGGTCGGCGGCCGGTTGCCCGAGGGCTTCCCCGCGTGGGAGGCCGACCGCGACTGGAACGTCCAGTGCGATCCCTACGCGGCGCGGGTGGTCTTCGACGCAGCCACCGACCTGACCCTGGTCACCATCGCCGCCACGATCCGGGTGCCGGTTTGCGCAAGCGACCTGCCGCGACTCGAAGCGGCCGGCGCGCTGGGCGAGCTGCTCGCCCGCCAGGCGCGAGCCCAGGGTGAGGCGCACTACGCGGGCGTGGGCCGGCGCTACTCGCGGCTGCCCGACGACCTGCTCAACTTCCACCACGACCCGCTCGCGTGCGCGGTCGCCGCCGGCTGGGACGGCGCCGACGCCGGCGTACGCCGTCTGGTCCCGGTCGAAGAACGCGGCGTCCTGCGGTTCGCGGAGGACCCGGCCGGGCGACCGGTCAAGGTCGTCGACGAGGTCGACGGCGACGCGTTCCGGGAGCACTGGTTTCGTTGCATCGAGCGAGCAGCAGCGCACCCGCAGCCCTAGACTGGACGGCGTGCCTGCGTACGACTACCGCTGCCGCGAGTGCGCCACGGTCTTCACCGTCGAGCGCTCCATGAGTGCCGTCGCGACGGCGGAGCGCTGCCCGCAGGGCCACGACGACGTCGCCCGCGTCTGGTCCGCCGTCTCGGTCGGTGGTCGGGCGAGCGCCCCGGCTCCGGCCGGTGGCTGCTGCGGCGGCGGCTGCTGCGGCTGACCGGATCCAGCGCGAGGCGGGCAGCAACCGAGGCCGTCAGTCGACGCCGCTCGCGCGTGTGGCCGGGTCCAGGCCCACGGACAGCAGCGCGTCCTTCGGCGCCGCCCCGACCTGCCGCGGCAGCAGCAACGTCATCGCCACCGCGACCAGCGACACCGCCACCACCACGACGATGAAGATGTCGCTGGCACGTTGCAGCCCGATGTGCCCGGCCAACGTGCCCACGCCGATCACCGGCAGCGACAGCGCGATGTAGCCCACGATGTTGTAGGCGCTGA includes the following:
- a CDS encoding nucleoside hydrolase; translated protein: MRLHLDTDLGSDPDDACALAMLLGTPDVELVGITTTIDPGGIRAGMVREVLAVAKGHEARAVARDRDVPIAAGAEVTLTSRTTPGDIPTGDRWWPRPITPRPSPPGAALDLLAASLESGATVVAIGPYTNLALLETLRPGSLSQGPIVLMGGWVGGRLPEGFPAWEADRDWNVQCDPYAARVVFDAATDLTLVTIAATIRVPVCASDLPRLEAAGALGELLARQARAQGEAHYAGVGRRYSRLPDDLLNFHHDPLACAVAAGWDGADAGVRRLVPVEERGVLRFAEDPAGRPVKVVDEVDGDAFREHWFRCIERAAAHPQP
- a CDS encoding zinc ribbon domain-containing protein; the protein is MPAYDYRCRECATVFTVERSMSAVATAERCPQGHDDVARVWSAVSVGGRASAPAPAGGCCGGGCCG